A single region of the Triticum dicoccoides isolate Atlit2015 ecotype Zavitan chromosome 2B, WEW_v2.0, whole genome shotgun sequence genome encodes:
- the LOC119366989 gene encoding dirigent protein 21-like, translating to MAIKHTMQLLPALVFALALVLRASAAAAAAETIHLKFYMHDIVTGSPATAVQVIKGVVPLANDPTTHFGDMYVMDDLLTEGPDAASPAVGRAQGFFQFASMTEYALLLTANFVFTAGSHNGSSLAVLSRDVIFDTVRELPIVGGTGGLRGVTGYGLLRTHSANTTTRNAVLKIDMYLRM from the coding sequence ATGGCCATCAAGCACACCATGCAGCTCCTACCAGCCTTGGTCTTCGCACTAGCCCTTGTCCTTAGGGCAtcagcagcagcagctgcagcggAGACGATCCACCTCAAGTTCTACATGCATGACATCGTGACTGGCAGCCCAGCAACAGCAGTGCAAGTCATCAAAGGCGTGGTGCCGCTGGCAAACGACCCCACCACCCACTTCGGCGACATGTATGTCATGGACGACCTGCTGACGGAGGGGCCGGACGCAGCGTCCCCCGCCGTCGGCAGGGCACAGGGCTTCTTCCAGTTCGCGTCGATGACGGAGTACGCGCTGCTGCTCACAGCCAACTTCGTGTTCACCGCGGGGAGCCATAACGGGAGCTCTCTGGCCGTGCTCTCAAGGGACGTCATCTTCGATACCGTCAGGGAGCTGCCGATCGTGGGCGGCACTGGCGGGCTCCGCGGTGTGACTGGGTACGGCCTGCTCCGGACACACTCCGCCAACACCACCACCAGGAACGCGGTGCTCAAGATTGATATGTACCTGCGCATGTAG